From a region of the Hemibagrus wyckioides isolate EC202008001 linkage group LG06, SWU_Hwy_1.0, whole genome shotgun sequence genome:
- the LOC131355308 gene encoding serine protease inhibitor Kazal-type 1-like, translating into MHTQAEEDIFLLGSHTHTYSHTHTHTFTMKLVFLLSASVLVCFVALTAADDSTTPRMVNCEKYETDACTRELMELCGDDGNTYSNECTLCVASRYENKVIMVVKNGRC; encoded by the exons atgcacacacaagcagagGAAGATATTTTCTTGCTtggatctcatacacacacatattcacacactcacacacacacattcacaatgaAGTTGGTGTTCCTGCTCAGTGCATCTGTTCTCGTCTGTTTTGTTG CGCTCACGGCAGCTGATGACAGCACCACACCCCGAATG GTGAACTGTGAGAAGTATGAAACCGATGCGTGTACACGGGAACTGATGGAATTGTGCGGTGATGATGGGAACACGTACTCCAATGAGTGTACGCTGTGTGTGGCGAGCAG GTATGAGAACAAGGTCATCATGGTGGTGAAGAATGGAAGGTGCTAA
- the asmt gene encoding acetylserotonin O-methyltransferase isoform X2 yields MAVAKEGIYPQKILDYMEGFMVSKLGVFDHLHASERPLTAEEVAQELGTNKDGTERLLSACVGLELLIMRSDEKGQVVYSNTEMSTMFLTKSSPRSLYHSIEYYSNTIYLCWRYLNDAVREGTNQYEKAFGVSSKDLFEALYRSEEEMVKFMQLMNSIWNVCGRDVISAFNLSQFRSICDLGGCSGALAKQCVSIYPTCKVTIFDLPKVIRVCRDHFLPEEHERILFHGGDFFKDNLPEADLYILARILHDWTDDRCIELLSKVYQACKPGSGVLVIESLLYEDKSGPLSTQLYTLNMLVQTEGQERTAFQYTHLLNSAGFRDTNIHMTGKLYHSILARK; encoded by the exons atggCTGTAGCTAAAGAAGGCATTTATCCTCAGAAGATTCTGGACTACATGGAGGGTTTCATGGTGTCGAAG TTAGGAGTGTTTGATCACCTCCACGCCTCAGAGCGCCCGCTAACCGCAGAGGAAGTCGCGCAAGAACTGGGAACAAATAAAGATGGAACAGAGCGACTTCTATCAGCTTGTGTCGGACTCGAACTCCTAATCATGCGGTCAGATGAAAAAGGGCAAG TTGTCTACAGTAACACAGAAATGTCCACCATGTTTCTGACGAAATCAAGTCCACGATCTCTTTATCACTCGATCGAGTACTACTCCAACACGATTTACCTGTGCTGGCGTTACCTGAATGATGCAGTCAG AGAGGGAACGAATCAATATGAGAAAGCTTTCGGCGTAAGCTCCAAGGATCTGTTTGAAGCTCTGTACAG gTCTGAGGAGGAAATGGTCAAGTTCATGCAGCTGATGAACTCCATCTGGAACGTCTGTGGCAGAGATGTGATCAGTGCCTTCAACCTTTCTCAGTTCAGGAGCATCTGCGATCTTGGAG gCTGCAGTGGAGCTCTGGCCAAGCAGTGTGTGTCGATTTACCCGACGTGTAAAGTCACCATCTTTGATTTGCCAAAAGTCATAAGAGTGTGTCGTGATCACTTCCTGCCTGAGGAGCATGAACGAATATTATTCCACGGAG gagactTTTTTAAAGATAATCTTCCTGAGGCTGATCTCTACATCCTGGCTAGGATTCTGCATGACTGGACAGATGACCGGTGTATAGAGCTGCTGAGCAAAGTTTACCAAGCTTGCAAgccag gaagcgGTGTGTTAGTGATCGAGTCGCTCCTGTATGAAGATAAGAGCGGTCCTCTCTCcactcagctctacacactcaacatgcTGGTTCAGACTGAGGGTCAAGAGCGGACAGCatttcagtacacacacctgCTCAACTCCGCCGGCTTCAGAGACACAAACATCCACATGACGGGGAAACTCTACCATAGCATCCTCGCTCGCAAATAG
- the asmt gene encoding acetylserotonin O-methyltransferase isoform X1: MAVAKEGIYPQKILDYMEGFMVSKTLFVACELGVFDHLHASERPLTAEEVAQELGTNKDGTERLLSACVGLELLIMRSDEKGQVVYSNTEMSTMFLTKSSPRSLYHSIEYYSNTIYLCWRYLNDAVREGTNQYEKAFGVSSKDLFEALYRSEEEMVKFMQLMNSIWNVCGRDVISAFNLSQFRSICDLGGCSGALAKQCVSIYPTCKVTIFDLPKVIRVCRDHFLPEEHERILFHGGDFFKDNLPEADLYILARILHDWTDDRCIELLSKVYQACKPGSGVLVIESLLYEDKSGPLSTQLYTLNMLVQTEGQERTAFQYTHLLNSAGFRDTNIHMTGKLYHSILARK; encoded by the exons atggCTGTAGCTAAAGAAGGCATTTATCCTCAGAAGATTCTGGACTACATGGAGGGTTTCATGGTGTCGAAG ACTCTTTTTGTGGCATGTGAGTTAGGAGTGTTTGATCACCTCCACGCCTCAGAGCGCCCGCTAACCGCAGAGGAAGTCGCGCAAGAACTGGGAACAAATAAAGATGGAACAGAGCGACTTCTATCAGCTTGTGTCGGACTCGAACTCCTAATCATGCGGTCAGATGAAAAAGGGCAAG TTGTCTACAGTAACACAGAAATGTCCACCATGTTTCTGACGAAATCAAGTCCACGATCTCTTTATCACTCGATCGAGTACTACTCCAACACGATTTACCTGTGCTGGCGTTACCTGAATGATGCAGTCAG AGAGGGAACGAATCAATATGAGAAAGCTTTCGGCGTAAGCTCCAAGGATCTGTTTGAAGCTCTGTACAG gTCTGAGGAGGAAATGGTCAAGTTCATGCAGCTGATGAACTCCATCTGGAACGTCTGTGGCAGAGATGTGATCAGTGCCTTCAACCTTTCTCAGTTCAGGAGCATCTGCGATCTTGGAG gCTGCAGTGGAGCTCTGGCCAAGCAGTGTGTGTCGATTTACCCGACGTGTAAAGTCACCATCTTTGATTTGCCAAAAGTCATAAGAGTGTGTCGTGATCACTTCCTGCCTGAGGAGCATGAACGAATATTATTCCACGGAG gagactTTTTTAAAGATAATCTTCCTGAGGCTGATCTCTACATCCTGGCTAGGATTCTGCATGACTGGACAGATGACCGGTGTATAGAGCTGCTGAGCAAAGTTTACCAAGCTTGCAAgccag gaagcgGTGTGTTAGTGATCGAGTCGCTCCTGTATGAAGATAAGAGCGGTCCTCTCTCcactcagctctacacactcaacatgcTGGTTCAGACTGAGGGTCAAGAGCGGACAGCatttcagtacacacacctgCTCAACTCCGCCGGCTTCAGAGACACAAACATCCACATGACGGGGAAACTCTACCATAGCATCCTCGCTCGCAAATAG